One segment of Dolichospermum sp. DET69 DNA contains the following:
- a CDS encoding DUF4351 domain-containing protein: protein MIQNIDHDRLFKELISTFFIEFIELFFPQVLKYLDTNSVTLLDKELFTDVTTGDKHEADLVAKVKFLGKPFYFLVHIEAESGAKSKFNKRLFNYFAKLHQKFDLPVYPIVIFSYDVPKKVAVNNYEINFPDLEVLKFNYQVVQLNRLNWRDFLNSQNPVASALMSKMNIEPADRPKVKAECLRLLVTLKLNPAKMQLISGFIDTYLRLNKIEEQTFAAEVSSFIPKEKEKVMQIVTSWMEQGIEQGIERGIEREKNLILRQINRKFGNIGMELETRIRSLNLEIIESLGEEIFDLDTIDDLQKWLEDV from the coding sequence ATGATTCAAAACATAGATCATGATCGCTTATTTAAAGAATTAATATCCACGTTTTTCATAGAATTTATAGAACTCTTCTTTCCCCAAGTTCTGAAATATCTGGATACCAACTCAGTTACATTATTAGATAAAGAACTATTTACCGATGTGACAACAGGAGATAAACATGAAGCCGATTTAGTAGCTAAAGTAAAATTTTTAGGTAAACCTTTTTACTTTCTAGTTCATATTGAAGCAGAATCTGGTGCCAAATCAAAATTCAATAAAAGGCTATTTAACTACTTTGCTAAATTACACCAAAAATTTGACTTACCAGTATATCCTATCGTTATATTTTCTTATGATGTACCGAAAAAAGTAGCAGTTAATAACTATGAAATTAACTTTCCTGATTTAGAAGTGCTAAAATTTAATTATCAAGTAGTACAACTAAATCGTCTCAACTGGAGAGATTTTTTAAATAGTCAAAATCCAGTAGCATCTGCGTTAATGTCAAAAATGAACATAGAACCAGCAGATAGACCAAAAGTAAAAGCAGAATGTTTAAGGTTATTAGTGACATTAAAACTCAACCCAGCAAAAATGCAATTGATATCAGGGTTTATTGACACATATTTGAGATTGAATAAAATAGAAGAACAGACATTTGCAGCCGAAGTAAGTTCATTTATACCCAAAGAAAAGGAGAAGGTTATGCAAATAGTGACTAGTTGGATGGAACAAGGAATTGAACAAGGAATTGAAAGAGGAATTGAAAGAGAAAAAAATTTAATTCTCCGTCAAATTAATAGAAAATTTGGCAACATTGGTATGGAATTAGAAACCAGAATTAGAAGTTTAAATTTAGAAATAATTGAATCTTTAGGAGAGGAAATATTCGATTTAGATACTATAGACGATTTGCAAAAGTGGTTAGAAGATGTGTGA
- a CDS encoding DUF4351 domain-containing protein, with translation MTESIDHDRLFKELISTFFIEFIELFFPQVLKYLDTNSVTLLDKELFTDVTTGDKHEADLVAKVKFLGKSFYFLVHIEAESGAKSKFNKRLFNYFAKLHQKFDLPVYPIVIFSYHTPKKVAVNNYEINFPDLEVLKFNYQVVQLNRLNWRDFLNSQNPVASALMSKMNIEPADRPKVKAECLRLLVTLKLNPAKMQLISGFIDTYLRLNKIEEQTFAAEVSSFIPKEKEKVMQIVTSWMEQGIEQGIERGIEQGIERGIEQGIERGIERGIEREKKLILRQINRKFGNIGMELETRIRSLNLEIIESLGEEIFDLDTIDDLQKWLEDV, from the coding sequence ATGACCGAAAGTATAGATCATGATCGCTTATTTAAAGAATTAATATCCACGTTTTTCATAGAATTTATAGAACTCTTCTTTCCCCAAGTTCTGAAATATCTGGATACCAACTCAGTTACATTATTAGATAAAGAACTATTTACCGATGTGACAACAGGAGATAAACATGAAGCCGACTTAGTAGCTAAAGTAAAATTTTTAGGTAAATCTTTTTACTTTTTAGTTCATATTGAAGCAGAATCTGGTGCCAAATCAAAATTCAATAAAAGGCTATTTAACTACTTTGCTAAATTACACCAAAAATTTGACTTACCAGTATATCCTATCGTTATATTTTCATACCATACACCCAAAAAAGTAGCAGTTAATAACTATGAAATTAACTTTCCTGATTTAGAAGTGCTAAAATTTAATTATCAAGTAGTACAACTAAATCGTCTCAACTGGAGAGATTTTTTAAATAGTCAAAATCCAGTAGCATCTGCATTAATGTCAAAAATGAACATAGAACCAGCAGATAGGCCAAAAGTAAAAGCAGAATGTTTAAGGTTATTAGTGACCTTAAAACTCAACCCAGCAAAAATGCAATTGATATCAGGGTTCATTGACACATATTTGAGATTGAATAAAATAGAAGAACAGACATTTGCAGCCGAAGTAAGTTCATTTATACCCAAGGAAAAGGAGAAAGTTATGCAAATAGTGACTAGTTGGATGGAACAAGGAATTGAACAAGGAATTGAAAGAGGAATTGAACAAGGAATTGAAAGAGGAATTGAACAAGGAATTGAAAGAGGAATTGAAAGAGGAATTGAAAGAGAAAAAAAATTAATTCTCCGTCAAATTAATAGAAAATTTGGCAACATTGGGATGGAATTAGAAACCAGAATTAGAAGTTTAAATTTAGAAATAATTGAATCTTTAGGAGAAGAAATATTTGATTTAGATACTATAGACGATTTGCAAAAGTGGTTAGAAGATGTGTAA
- a CDS encoding 50S ribosome-binding GTPase, whose amino-acid sequence MSSFQFNAKSQKVSQLCQETIDILEVRTEDEVKKLVDNFQDFWEEYQQQKKLSIAFIGQYNAGKSTLIKALTGDGSVRISAEICTDKVTEYAWQDVLLLDTPGIYAGNTEHDDITLERISKCDLLVFVVPNELFNPQGAAFFQTVANQMQRVCQMVLVVNKMSRESGSPQDLLSTITQVIESFYPQQFYTCFIDADSYLKSKDPKYIKYQQSLQTKSNFNDFLDSLQKLIQKNELSAKLVTPLHRAVDTLEKSLNFLSTGDKTTRDLLEILRRKKNIIQASQTRARNAYRSELAKLKYEVIMLGEKIASMIDGYHTKEEIKVEIEKVTQEITTLSEKTIGKIQAALEEELTTLQYKLE is encoded by the coding sequence ATGTCAAGTTTTCAATTTAATGCTAAATCCCAAAAAGTTAGCCAACTTTGCCAAGAAACAATAGATATTTTAGAAGTTCGGACAGAAGATGAAGTTAAAAAATTAGTTGATAATTTTCAAGACTTCTGGGAAGAATATCAACAACAGAAAAAACTATCTATTGCTTTTATTGGACAGTACAATGCTGGTAAATCTACCTTAATTAAAGCCTTAACTGGAGATGGAAGTGTGAGAATTAGTGCAGAAATATGTACTGATAAAGTTACAGAATATGCTTGGCAAGATGTATTACTATTAGATACACCAGGAATTTATGCAGGTAATACAGAACATGATGATATTACTCTAGAAAGAATTTCTAAATGTGATTTATTGGTGTTTGTCGTTCCCAATGAACTATTTAATCCCCAAGGTGCAGCATTTTTCCAAACAGTAGCTAACCAAATGCAAAGAGTTTGCCAAATGGTGTTAGTAGTTAATAAAATGAGTCGTGAATCAGGAAGTCCCCAAGATTTATTATCAACAATTACACAAGTTATAGAATCATTTTATCCTCAACAATTTTACACCTGTTTTATTGATGCTGATTCCTACCTCAAATCCAAAGATCCTAAATATATTAAATATCAGCAATCTTTACAAACTAAATCTAATTTTAATGATTTTCTTGATTCTCTGCAAAAGCTAATTCAAAAAAATGAACTTTCTGCTAAATTAGTTACTCCTTTACATCGTGCTGTTGATACTCTAGAGAAATCACTAAACTTTTTAAGTACAGGTGATAAAACAACTCGTGATTTATTAGAGATATTACGACGCAAAAAAAACATAATACAAGCATCTCAAACTAGAGCGAGAAACGCTTATCGTTCTGAATTAGCTAAACTTAAATATGAAGTGATCATGCTAGGTGAAAAAATAGCTAGTATGATTGATGGATACCATACGAAGGAAGAAATTAAAGTAGAAATAGAAAAAGTCACACAAGAAATTACTACTTTGTCAGAGAAAACTATAGGAAAAATTCAAGCTGCTTTAGAAGAAGAATTAACAACCCTTCAATATAAATTAGAATAA